A region of Paenibacillus sp. JNUCC-31 DNA encodes the following proteins:
- a CDS encoding sensor histidine kinase: MNSKLINTVRWKFIYAFLLSGILTAAILYGGSTVVRSILDAQTYPNYSLPARGIRWLVNNIGSVPLMIIVGILGFVLFFFMFTRRVMLVLDEITAGIQEVAKGELSHRIEVNTSDEFGVVAASINQMAEQLQLSLQEERSAVAAKNDLITGISHDLRTPLTSILGFLEYIEKDRYQDEIEMRYYVSIAYEKSLSLRKLIDDLFEYTRVSGGSLPLSLTFLNLNPFLMQLAEEFTPILEEAGMTYKIIGGQEPLWIQAAPGELVRAYENLFSNAIRYGAQGKVMEIALSLEGEEAVVRISNYGEPIPAQDLPHLFDRFYRVDKSRSRETGGTGLGLAIAKSMIELHQGSIAAYSEQGRTDFVTRFPVTAAPMNRNQEE; this comes from the coding sequence ATGAATTCAAAATTAATTAACACAGTCCGGTGGAAATTTATTTACGCATTTTTGCTGAGTGGCATCTTGACAGCTGCTATTTTGTATGGGGGCAGCACCGTTGTACGATCCATTCTGGATGCTCAGACCTATCCTAATTATTCGCTCCCTGCGAGGGGCATCAGGTGGCTGGTGAACAATATTGGGTCGGTGCCATTAATGATTATAGTCGGCATACTTGGCTTCGTGCTGTTCTTTTTTATGTTTACGCGCAGGGTGATGCTGGTTTTGGACGAGATTACGGCGGGAATTCAGGAAGTTGCCAAAGGGGAGTTATCTCATCGGATTGAGGTAAACACATCGGATGAGTTTGGCGTTGTGGCTGCTAGTATCAATCAAATGGCTGAACAATTGCAGCTGTCATTGCAAGAGGAGCGTAGTGCGGTCGCAGCTAAAAATGACTTGATTACGGGCATTTCTCATGATTTGAGGACTCCGCTGACCTCGATTCTCGGATTTTTGGAGTATATTGAGAAGGATCGGTATCAGGATGAAATTGAGATGCGCTATTATGTGAGCATTGCATACGAGAAATCCTTATCATTAAGGAAGCTGATTGATGATTTGTTCGAATATACCCGTGTCAGTGGTGGGAGCCTGCCCTTGTCATTAACTTTCTTGAACTTGAACCCTTTTCTGATGCAGCTTGCGGAAGAGTTCACTCCGATTCTGGAAGAAGCGGGTATGACATACAAGATCATCGGTGGACAAGAACCTTTATGGATTCAGGCCGCTCCGGGAGAGCTTGTCCGTGCGTATGAGAACCTGTTCAGTAACGCAATCCGTTACGGGGCACAGGGGAAAGTGATGGAGATCGCGTTATCTCTTGAAGGTGAAGAAGCCGTGGTGCGCATCAGTAACTACGGTGAACCGATCCCGGCACAGGATTTGCCGCATTTATTCGATCGATTCTACCGGGTGGACAAATCCCGTTCTCGTGAGACGGGCGGTACCGGACTGGGGCTGGCCATTGCGAAGTCGATGATAGAATTACATCAAGGAAGTATTGCTGCTTACAGTGAACAGGGGAGAACTGATTTTGTTACACGTTTCCCTGTAACTGCTGCCCCGATGAACAGAAATCAAGAGGAATGA
- a CDS encoding transglycosylase domain-containing protein has protein sequence MLRFALKRWIYHIFDALVLIVIFLALGYMCLVYYGESVLRNNAQAISVASSTIIFNADGTEISRSHTQTKGYADYADLKDMPDLLKQAFLTTEDRRFYHHDGLDFIGIGRAVVQDVLHMNLSQGGSSITQQLARNLYLNGDKTLVRKVNEMSIAMAMEKRFSKDELLELYLNHIFMGRQQYGVKAAAWRYFGIKDLHQLEIWQMATLAGIPKGPSIYNPIDREDLSKERRAVVLGLMHEQGMITKRQMEAARSVDYTPPDTTSASTPGSQVPAYVSAVDAVIEEASRLTGKSGAEIQSAGWTIRTGLDDQAQLAMEQAFRESSRFTDDLKDEQVQASMVIMDQHNGEVKAMMGGRSPVKGGINRATTDARQPGSAFKPIIAYGPALESGRFKPDSVLPDQRMKYGSYQPSNLDGRYRGTVTMSHAIVQSINAPAVWLLHETGLGRAHQFADRLGIELGKEDLNLSIALGGLHKGVSPLKMAQAYSVFANNGKRNTAHLIREITDSRGRTIYGFKPENKQVISASTANAMTSMLQDVVSQGTGRRAQLSQHKVAGKTGTTQAALPGVGREANRDLWFVGYTHKWTAAVWMGFDRTDAEHYMRSGSGVAADLFASVMERAMP, from the coding sequence ATGTTGAGGTTCGCATTAAAGCGCTGGATCTATCACATATTTGATGCGCTCGTTCTCATCGTTATTTTTCTTGCACTTGGTTATATGTGTTTGGTTTATTACGGGGAGAGTGTACTCCGTAACAATGCTCAAGCCATTTCGGTGGCCTCTTCCACCATCATTTTCAATGCGGATGGAACAGAGATTTCCAGATCGCATACCCAGACTAAAGGATATGCGGATTATGCTGATTTGAAGGACATGCCCGATCTGTTAAAGCAGGCGTTTCTGACTACGGAAGATCGACGTTTCTATCATCATGACGGACTTGATTTTATCGGAATTGGCAGGGCGGTTGTGCAGGATGTTTTACATATGAACCTGAGTCAGGGAGGCAGCTCCATTACACAGCAACTGGCAAGGAATCTGTACTTGAACGGAGATAAAACGCTGGTTCGCAAGGTGAATGAAATGTCGATTGCCATGGCGATGGAAAAAAGGTTTAGCAAGGATGAGCTATTGGAGCTATATTTGAATCATATTTTTATGGGACGTCAGCAGTACGGGGTTAAAGCGGCGGCGTGGCGCTACTTTGGAATTAAGGATTTACATCAGCTGGAGATCTGGCAAATGGCTACGCTCGCCGGAATTCCGAAGGGACCCTCCATATACAATCCGATAGATCGGGAAGACCTGTCCAAAGAAAGGCGAGCTGTAGTTCTTGGCCTGATGCATGAGCAAGGAATGATTACAAAGAGACAGATGGAGGCAGCGCGAAGTGTGGACTATACACCGCCAGATACAACTTCTGCATCAACTCCAGGCTCGCAAGTACCTGCTTATGTGTCAGCTGTCGATGCGGTGATCGAAGAAGCTTCCCGCCTCACAGGCAAGAGTGGAGCAGAGATTCAATCCGCTGGCTGGACCATTCGTACGGGATTGGATGATCAAGCTCAGCTTGCGATGGAGCAGGCGTTCCGCGAATCTTCCCGGTTCACGGATGACCTTAAGGATGAGCAAGTGCAGGCGAGCATGGTCATTATGGACCAGCATAATGGTGAAGTCAAAGCGATGATGGGCGGGCGATCCCCTGTGAAAGGAGGCATCAATCGGGCGACCACGGATGCAAGGCAACCCGGTTCTGCATTCAAGCCAATTATTGCATATGGACCTGCACTGGAATCTGGTCGTTTTAAGCCGGATAGTGTGCTGCCTGATCAACGCATGAAATATGGCAGCTATCAACCGAGCAATCTGGATGGGCGTTACAGAGGTACAGTTACGATGTCGCATGCGATTGTACAGTCCATTAACGCTCCTGCTGTGTGGCTGCTGCATGAGACAGGGCTTGGACGCGCACATCAATTTGCAGATCGATTAGGCATTGAACTGGGCAAGGAGGATCTCAATCTGTCGATTGCCTTGGGTGGTTTGCACAAAGGGGTATCTCCCCTGAAAATGGCCCAGGCCTACTCTGTGTTTGCCAATAACGGCAAGCGGAATACAGCACATCTGATTCGTGAAATTACGGATTCACGCGGCCGAACGATCTATGGTTTTAAGCCAGAGAACAAGCAGGTGATCTCCGCCAGTACAGCGAATGCTATGACCAGCATGCTCCAGGATGTAGTCAGTCAGGGAACGGGAAGGCGGGCACAGCTGAGCCAGCATAAGGTAGCGGGGAAAACCGGGACAACACAGGCTGCCTTACCTGGTGTAGGCAGGGAAGCCAATCGGGACTTGTGGTTTGTGGGGTATACCCATAAGTGGACGGCAGCGGTCTGGATGGGATTTGATCGTACGGATGCTGAACATTATATGAGATCGGGAAGTGGTGTGGCGGCGGATTTATTTGCGTCGGTTATGGAGCGTGCGATGCCATAA
- a CDS encoding threonine/serine exporter family protein, producing MLHFIEQALTSFVASAAFGIIFNAPRRMLLHGGFVGMIGWIIYIVLEYATDAVPATLAATIAVGVISQLFSRMFRAPVIIFSVAGIIPLVPGGLAYNAMRNFVQNDYSAAMEMAAKALMLSGAIAIGLVLSEVLNQMIRRLPESLRAKS from the coding sequence ATGCTTCATTTTATTGAACAAGCCTTGACCAGCTTTGTCGCATCGGCTGCATTCGGCATTATATTTAACGCACCCAGGCGAATGCTGCTTCACGGTGGATTTGTCGGCATGATCGGCTGGATCATCTATATTGTACTCGAATATGCTACGGATGCCGTTCCTGCGACACTGGCAGCCACCATCGCGGTAGGAGTCATCAGCCAGCTGTTCTCCCGCATGTTTCGTGCGCCTGTTATTATCTTTAGCGTTGCTGGTATCATTCCGCTTGTTCCGGGGGGACTGGCATATAATGCTATGCGTAATTTTGTACAAAATGACTACAGTGCTGCCATGGAGATGGCTGCCAAGGCACTCATGTTATCCGGTGCCATTGCCATCGGACTTGTATTGTCCGAGGTATTGAACCAGATGATTCGTCGTTTACCCGAATCGTTGCGAGCAAAATCCTGA
- a CDS encoding threonine/serine exporter family protein: MLQSGGETYRVEDTMKRMAAALGLPHSHSYVVPTGIFFSVDATEPAKLIRISERTTDLHKVSEVNAVSRRIGQGELTVEEAHALLQQIEGQPSSYSAVVRLIAAALSSGCFTIMFGGGWIDFLPAVLCGGIGYAAVIVFHRLVLVKFFAELTASFVIGLLAFLLVYIGAGHERDKIIIGSVMPLVPGLLITNAVRDLMAGHLVSGLSKGAEAFLTAFAIGTGIAVVFSLFT; this comes from the coding sequence ATGCTGCAAAGCGGTGGTGAAACCTACCGTGTGGAAGATACGATGAAACGCATGGCTGCCGCGCTGGGCCTTCCCCATTCGCATAGTTATGTGGTGCCCACAGGCATCTTCTTCTCGGTTGATGCAACCGAGCCTGCCAAGCTGATTCGGATCTCTGAACGAACCACGGATTTGCACAAGGTATCCGAAGTGAATGCCGTTTCCCGGCGAATTGGACAAGGTGAGCTGACCGTTGAAGAGGCACATGCCTTGTTACAACAAATTGAAGGACAGCCCTCCTCTTATTCTGCGGTTGTGCGGCTTATTGCAGCAGCATTATCCAGTGGGTGCTTTACCATAATGTTTGGCGGAGGATGGATTGACTTTCTCCCAGCGGTACTCTGCGGTGGCATCGGCTATGCAGCGGTCATTGTCTTCCATCGACTGGTACTGGTGAAGTTTTTTGCCGAGCTGACAGCCTCATTTGTCATTGGCCTGCTTGCCTTTTTACTTGTTTATATCGGTGCGGGTCATGAACGGGACAAAATCATCATTGGCTCAGTCATGCCTCTGGTACCGGGGCTGCTGATTACCAATGCTGTGCGTGACCTGATGGCTGGACATCTCGTGTCCGGGTTATCCAAGGGAGCCGAGGCATTTTTGACAGCTTTTGCGATTGGTACCGGCATCGCTGTTGTTTTTTCACTTTTTACGTAA
- a CDS encoding S66 family peptidase, whose protein sequence is MNKRSIRYAQPLTPGNTIGVAAPSSGVGESLHHYLEESRHNMERLGFGVQESPSLRHNSKCVSASKEERAAEINAFFRDPGIQAIIPPWGGEFLMDILPLLDWDALKTLPPKWVMGYSDISTFLFAYTLITGTASAHGTNYVDLRSNELDPVTARWIDVLQTGQGGQITQPSSSHYQSEWKPELSRFNLDTPSHWKQLGQPDGMDSPITFLGRLIGGCMDTITCLIGTPYAPVEAYLDQYCAEEGTIWYLESCEMNAGDIYRHLWQMRQAGWFTGVKGFMFGRPAGYSDTGDFNFTDALNSALGDMDVPVLYDVDLGHIPPQLTFVNGALGKVAYENGQGSLEMAFV, encoded by the coding sequence ATGAATAAGCGTTCGATCCGTTACGCGCAACCGCTCACGCCGGGAAATACGATTGGCGTAGCTGCACCGTCCAGCGGTGTAGGCGAATCCTTGCACCATTACCTCGAAGAAAGTAGACACAATATGGAGCGCCTTGGTTTTGGCGTTCAGGAAAGCCCGTCGCTACGTCACAACAGCAAATGTGTGAGTGCCTCCAAGGAGGAACGCGCTGCTGAAATCAATGCATTCTTTCGAGACCCGGGAATTCAGGCCATCATCCCTCCGTGGGGTGGGGAGTTCCTAATGGATATTCTGCCCCTGCTAGATTGGGATGCTTTGAAAACGTTGCCTCCCAAATGGGTTATGGGATATTCGGATATCAGTACCTTTTTATTCGCTTACACCCTGATCACCGGAACGGCTTCAGCACATGGTACGAACTACGTAGATCTAAGATCCAATGAGCTCGATCCGGTGACCGCCCGCTGGATTGATGTATTACAGACCGGCCAGGGAGGGCAGATCACTCAACCTTCCTCCTCTCACTATCAATCGGAATGGAAACCGGAGTTGTCGAGGTTTAATCTGGATACCCCTTCTCACTGGAAACAGCTGGGGCAGCCCGATGGTATGGATTCTCCGATTACATTCTTAGGTCGGTTAATCGGGGGCTGTATGGATACAATCACATGTCTCATTGGTACGCCTTACGCACCTGTTGAAGCGTACCTGGATCAGTACTGTGCAGAAGAAGGAACGATCTGGTATCTGGAAAGCTGTGAGATGAATGCGGGTGATATCTACCGTCATCTGTGGCAGATGAGACAGGCTGGCTGGTTTACTGGCGTTAAAGGCTTCATGTTCGGCCGACCTGCCGGGTATTCGGATACAGGGGATTTCAATTTCACCGATGCCCTGAATTCAGCGCTGGGGGATATGGATGTTCCCGTACTGTATGATGTAGATCTGGGCCACATCCCGCCACAGTTAACCTTTGTGAATGGCGCACTGGGCAAAGTGGCTTATGAAAATGGGCAGGGAAGCCTTGAGATGGCATTTGTGTAA
- a CDS encoding NUDIX domain-containing protein, producing MGVGAVILNERNEVLLVWRNRQPEQYTWSIPGGKVDPYESLETAVIREIKEEVDLEIAIEGLLCTAETIRPEQEEHWISVLYFARVIHGIARNLEEGGAIGEIGWFPLNELPSPLASFTVPGLKAVMQLYSKD from the coding sequence ATCGGTGTTGGAGCGGTCATCCTCAACGAACGCAATGAAGTCCTTTTAGTTTGGCGGAATCGACAACCGGAACAATACACCTGGAGTATCCCAGGAGGCAAGGTCGATCCTTACGAATCGTTGGAAACGGCGGTCATTCGGGAAATCAAGGAAGAAGTCGATCTGGAGATTGCCATCGAGGGATTACTCTGCACGGCCGAAACCATTCGTCCGGAACAGGAAGAACATTGGATATCCGTCCTCTATTTCGCGCGGGTCATCCACGGTATTGCCCGCAATCTGGAGGAAGGTGGTGCCATTGGCGAAATCGGCTGGTTCCCACTGAACGAACTCCCCTCCCCGCTAGCCAGTTTTACCGTACCTGGCCTAAAAGCCGTCATGCAACTTTATTCCAAAGATTGA
- the flgB gene encoding flagellar basal body rod protein FlgB — MIETNTSRRNESLLQVLNVQHKVTTENIANADTPNYKKKSVEFEEELRRIIENGKTENLDMHRTHPKHFPVSNPASSVVPYRIVENNETAMNNNGNNVDIDMEMANLSENQLLYNYMVDRVSGHYKKMKNLLQDLK; from the coding sequence GTGATCGAAACGAACACTTCCAGACGTAACGAATCTCTCTTACAAGTGCTGAACGTGCAGCACAAGGTCACCACTGAAAACATTGCCAATGCAGACACGCCCAATTACAAAAAGAAATCGGTGGAGTTTGAGGAAGAGCTTAGACGTATCATTGAGAATGGTAAAACAGAGAATTTGGACATGCACCGGACTCATCCGAAGCATTTTCCGGTCAGTAATCCTGCTTCTTCCGTAGTCCCCTACCGGATTGTCGAGAACAATGAAACGGCCATGAACAATAATGGCAATAATGTTGACATTGATATGGAAATGGCGAATCTTTCGGAAAACCAGCTATTATATAATTACATGGTTGATCGGGTGAGCGGACATTACAAGAAAATGAAAAACCTGTTGCAGGATTTGAAATAA